In Ovis canadensis isolate MfBH-ARS-UI-01 breed Bighorn chromosome 11, ARS-UI_OviCan_v2, whole genome shotgun sequence, one genomic interval encodes:
- the MAP3K14 gene encoding mitogen-activated protein kinase kinase kinase 14, whose product MAVMEMACPGAPGSTVGQQKEFAKAKEKTQVMGKKQSSVHKLEAVEKSPVFCGKWEILNDVITKGTAKDGSEAGPAAISIIAQAECENSQEFSPTFSERIFIAGSKQYSQSESLDQIPNNVAHSTEGKMARVCWKGKRRSKARKKRKKKSSKSPAQAGVALAKPLPRTPEQESCTVPVQEDESPLGPPYVRNVPQFTKPLKEPDLGQLWFKKLGEGLRPALPRPELHKLISPLQCLNHVWKVHHPQDAGPLPQPFPYSRLPHPFPFHPLQPWKPHPLESFFLGKLADCVDNQQPLPGPHLGRLACVDSQKPLPSPHLKPSCLSRGSRDKLSVEEYLVHALQGSVSSGQPHSLASLAKTWSAGGSRPQAPSPETEDSEGVLLIEKLKPVDYEYREEVHWATRQPCLGRGSFGEVHRMEDKQTGFQCAVKKVRVEVFRAEELMACAGLTSPRIVPLYGAVKEGPWVNIFMELLEGGSLGQLIKQKGCLPEDRALYYLGQALEGLEYLHTRRILHGDVKADNVLLSSDGSRAALCDFGHAVCLQPDGLGKSLLTGDYIPGTETHMAPEVVMGKPCDAKVDVWSSCCMMLHMLNGCHPWTQYFRGPLCLKIASEPPPVREIPASCAPLTAQAIQEGLRKEPVHRASAVELGGKVSLALQHVGGLRSPWRGEYKEPRHPLPLQAHPPPSQGHPHQTLHAPPGELSPGAPGLQPAKDAAGGAPKLQPPPPPDPPEQSKSPSLHWGKEESGTWDPLPLSSLDPAPTRNPSSPERKATFPEQELQQLEIELFLNSLSQPFSLEEQEQILSCLSVDSLSLSDDSEKNPSKASQSSRDTLSSGVHSWSSQAEARSSSWNMVLARGRPTDTPSYFNGVKVQIQSLNGEHLHIREFHRAKVGDIATGISSQIPAAAFSLVTKDGQPVRYDMEVPDSGIDLQCTLAPDGSFAWSWRVKHGQLENRP is encoded by the exons ATGGCAGTGATGGAAATGGCCTGCCCAGGCGCCCCCGGCTCCACGGTCGGGCAGCAGAAGGAGTTCGCCAAAGCCAAGGAGAAGACACAGGTGATGGGGAAGAAACAGAGCTCCGTCCACAAGCTGGAGGCCGTGGAGAAGAGCCCCGTGTTCTGCGGGAAGTGGGAGATCCTGAACGACGTGATCACCAAAGGCACAGCCAAGGACGGCTCCGAGGCTGGGCCAGCTGCCATCTCCATCATCGCCCAGGCTGAGT GTGAGAACAGCCAAGAGTTCAGCCCCACCTTTTCAGAACGGATCTTCATCGCTGGCTCGAAACAGTACAG CCAGTCCGAGAGTCTTGATCAGATCCCCAACAATGTGGCCCACTCGACCGAGGGCAAAATGGCCCGTGTGTGCTGGAAGGGGAAGCGCCGCAGCAAAGCCCGGAAGAAACGCAAGAAGAAGAGCTCCAAGTCCCCTGCTCAGGCAGGGGTGGCCTTGGCCAAACCCCTCCCCAGGACCCCCGAGCAGGAGAGCTGCACAGTCCCGGTGCAG GAAGATGAGTCTCCACTGGGTCCTCCATATGTTAGAAATGTGCCGCAGTTCACCAAGCCTCTGAAGGAGCCAGACCTTGGTCAGCTCTGGTTTAAGAAGCTCGGGGAGGGCCTGCGGCCAGCGCTGCCTCGACCAGAACTCCACAAACTGATCAGCCCCCTGCAGTGTCTGAACCACGTGTGGAAAGTCCACCACCCACAGGACGCcggccccctgccccagcctttCCCCTACAGCAGGCTGCCTCACCCCTTCCCATTCCACCCTCTCCAGCCCTGGAAGCCTCACCCGCTAGAGTCCTTCTTCCTTGGCAAACTGGCAGACTGTGTAGACAACCAGCAGCCCCTGCCTGGCCCTCACCTGGGCAGACTGGCCTGTGTAGACAGCCAGAagcccctgcccagccctcacTTGAAGCCCAGCTGCCTGTCTCGTGGCTCAAGGGACAAGCTGTCCGTGGAGGAGTACCTGGTACACGCCCTGCAAGGCAGCGTGAGCTCCGGCCAGCCCCACAGCCTGGCCAGCCTGGCCAAGACCTGGTCAGCGGGGGGCTCCAGGCCCCAGGCGCCCAGCCCCGAGACTGAGGACAGCGAGGGGGTCCTACTCATTGAG AAACTCAAGCCGGTGGATTATGAGTACCGAGAGGAGGTCCACTGGGCCACGCGCCAGCCCTGCCTGGGCAGAGGCTCCTTTGGAGAGGTCCACAGGATGGAGGACAAGCAGACCGGCTTCCAGTGTGCCGTCAAAAAG GTGCGAGTCGAAGTATTTCGGGCCGAGGAGTTGATGGCATGTGCAGGATTGACCTCCCCCAGAATCGTCCCTTTGTATGGAGCTGTGAAGGAAGGGCCTTGGGTCAACATCTTCATGGAACTGCTGGAAG GTGGTTCGCTAGGCCAGCTTATAAAGCAGAAAGGCTGTCTGCCAGAGGACCGGGCCCTTTACTACCTGGGCCAGGCGCTGGAAGGGCTGGAATACCTCCATACCCGCAGGATTCTACACGGAGATGTGAAAG CCGACAACGTGCTCCTGTCCAGTGATGGGAGCCGCGCAGCCCTCTGCGactttggccatgctgtgtgccTTCAACCCGACGGCCTGGGGAAGTCTTTGCTCACAG GAGACTACATCCCTGGTACAGAGACCCACATGGCGCCAGAGGTGGTGATGGGCAAGCCCTGCGACGCCAAGGTGGACGTCTGGAGCAGCTGTTGTATGATGCTGCACATGCTCAACGGCTGCCACCCCTGGACCCAGTACTTCCGAGGACCGCTCTGCCTCAAG ATTGCCAGTGAGCCTCCACCTGTGAGGGAGATCCCGGCCTCCTGTGCCCCGCTCACGGCCCAGGCCATCCAGGAGGGGCTCAGGAAAGAGCCGGTCCACCGAGCATCTGCAGTGGAGCTGGGGGGGAAGGTCAGCCTGGCGCTGCAGCACG TGGGAGGTCTGAGGAGTCCCTGGAGAGGAGAGTACAAAGAACCAAGACATCCACTGCCACTCCAAGCCCACCCACCGCCAAGCCAAGGCCACCCTCACCAGACCCTGCATGCCCCGCCAGGGGAGCTCTCACCAGGGGCCCCGGGGCTGCAGCCGGCTAAGGACGCAGCAGGCGGGGCCCCTAAGCTCCAGCCTCCTCCACCTCCAGACCCCCCAGAGCAGAGCAAGTCGCCCAGCCTGCACTGGGGCAAGGAGGAGTCTGGGACATGGGATCCATTGCCCCTGTCCTCCCTGGATCCAGCCCCCACCAGGAACCCCAGCTCACCTGAGCGAAAGGCAACCTTTCCTGAGCAGGAGCTACAGCAGCTGGAGATAG AGTTATTTCTGAACAGCCTGTCCCAGCCGTTCTCCCTGGAGGAGCAGGAGCAGATCCTCTCGTGCCTCAGCGTCGACAGCCTCTCCCTGTCAGACGACAGTGAGAAG AACCCGTCCAAGGCTTCTCAGAGCTCACGGGACACACTGAGTTCCGGCGTGCACTCGTGGAGCAGCCAGGCGGAGGCCCGCAGCTCCAGCTGGAACATGGTGCTGGCCCGGGGGCGGCCCACTGACACACCAAGCTATTTCAACG GTGTGAAAGTCCAAATACAGTCTCTCAATGGCGAACACCTGCACATCCGGGAATTCCACCGGGCCAAGGTGGGAGACATCGCAACAGGCATCAGCAGCCAG ATCCCAGCTGCAGCCTTCAGCCTGGTGACCAAGGACGGGCAGCCCGTGCGCTACGACATGGAGGTGCCGGACTCAGGCATCGACTTGCAGTGCACCCTGGCCCCAGACGGCAGCTTCGCCTGGAGCTGGAGGGTCAAGCACGGCCAGCTGGAGAACAGGCCCTAA